A window of the Parabacteroides merdae ATCC 43184 genome harbors these coding sequences:
- a CDS encoding alpha/beta hydrolase, with protein MKNLIALGLSVLLLLAACSRSSVLKIVEQGSFAVGGTVLTDSLGRTYHGDHAYVFYQKPVDAQKYPLVFAHGVGQFSKTWETTPDGREGFQNIFLRRGFSTYLVDQPRRGNAGRGTETVTLSPVFDEEIWFNRFRLGIWPDFFDGVQFSRDKDALDQYFRQMTPTVGSVDFEVYSDAYAALFDKIGPAVFVTHSQGGPVGWRTLLKTKNIKGIVSYEPGGGVPFPEGQVPEEGKILTLSRKTEGVEVPMSDFMEYTKIPIVVYYGDNLPETDEQPELYEWTRRLYLMRKWAQMLNELGGNVTVVHLPEAGLHGNTHFPFSDLNNIEVADLLSAWLHEKDLD; from the coding sequence ATGAAAAATCTGATTGCATTAGGTTTGAGTGTGTTGCTTTTGTTGGCTGCATGTTCCCGTAGTTCAGTATTGAAGATTGTCGAACAGGGCAGTTTTGCCGTTGGCGGTACGGTACTGACCGATTCATTGGGACGTACTTATCATGGCGACCATGCATACGTGTTTTATCAGAAGCCGGTTGATGCACAAAAATATCCACTCGTTTTTGCTCACGGAGTAGGACAATTCTCCAAAACGTGGGAGACGACACCTGACGGGCGCGAGGGATTCCAGAATATCTTTTTGCGTCGGGGATTCTCCACGTATCTTGTCGATCAGCCTCGTCGGGGGAATGCCGGGAGGGGAACGGAGACAGTTACTTTGTCGCCCGTTTTTGATGAAGAGATCTGGTTCAACCGTTTTCGTCTCGGTATTTGGCCTGATTTTTTCGACGGGGTGCAGTTCAGTCGTGACAAAGATGCTCTCGATCAGTATTTCCGGCAGATGACACCGACTGTCGGGTCTGTTGATTTTGAAGTCTATTCTGATGCATACGCAGCTTTGTTCGACAAGATAGGGCCAGCAGTTTTCGTCACGCATTCTCAAGGTGGTCCTGTCGGATGGAGAACGTTGTTGAAGACAAAGAATATCAAGGGAATCGTATCCTATGAACCGGGTGGGGGAGTCCCTTTTCCCGAAGGACAAGTTCCGGAGGAGGGAAAGATTCTGACACTATCCAGGAAAACGGAAGGGGTTGAAGTCCCTATGTCTGATTTTATGGAGTACACTAAAATACCGATTGTCGTATATTACGGAGACAATCTGCCGGAAACGGACGAACAACCAGAGTTATACGAGTGGACGCGGCGTTTATATCTGATGCGCAAATGGGCACAAATGTTGAACGAACTGGGGGGAAATGTCACGGTTGTCCATCTGCCGGAAGCCGGATTGCACGGTAACACACATTTCCCTTTCTCGGATTTGAATAATATTGAAGTGGCAGATTTGCTTTCCGCTTGGTTGCATGAGAAAGATTTGGACTGA
- a CDS encoding aldo/keto reductase, whose amino-acid sequence MEKEWNNEHGMNRRRFLRQAVLAGSTFCVASTTGKAVGSEPAVMNISGRPYTGLAGMAAVHNRRTLGSGTAAMNVSAMGFGCMGLNHHRSQHPGKEQAIALIREAIERGVTLFDTAESYGYHKNEKLMGEALKGYEGRVFVSSKFGHKFVNGVQIKTEEDSTPANIRRVCENSLRNLGVETLGIFYQHRIDPNTSVEVVADTVKELIREGKVLHFGLCEVNAETIRRAHAVCPVTAIQSEYHFMHRNVEENVLPVCEELGIGFVPYSPLNRGFLGGMINEYTRFEAANDNRQTLPRFQPDAIRANMRIVEVLNVFGRTRGITPAQVALAWLMNKKPFIVPIPGTTKLSHLEENLRAAEIRFTESEMRELEEAVAAIPVIGSRYDALQESKVQK is encoded by the coding sequence ATGGAAAAAGAATGGAACAATGAACATGGTATGAACCGTCGTCGTTTTTTGAGGCAGGCGGTATTGGCTGGTTCTACATTTTGTGTGGCTTCGACAACCGGGAAGGCGGTAGGCTCGGAACCGGCAGTAATGAATATATCCGGGAGACCGTATACTGGTCTTGCAGGTATGGCTGCTGTTCATAATCGGCGGACACTGGGTAGTGGCACTGCTGCCATGAACGTTTCGGCGATGGGATTCGGTTGCATGGGATTGAACCATCATCGCAGTCAGCATCCAGGTAAAGAGCAGGCGATTGCCTTGATACGTGAAGCGATAGAACGTGGCGTAACACTTTTCGATACTGCTGAAAGCTATGGCTATCATAAGAACGAGAAACTAATGGGGGAGGCTTTGAAAGGTTATGAGGGGCGTGTGTTCGTTTCCTCTAAATTCGGGCATAAATTTGTAAATGGCGTGCAGATCAAGACGGAGGAGGATAGTACTCCGGCCAATATCCGCCGGGTTTGTGAAAATTCTTTACGCAATCTTGGTGTCGAAACGCTTGGTATCTTTTATCAGCACCGTATTGACCCGAATACATCTGTCGAAGTAGTTGCTGATACTGTCAAAGAACTGATTCGGGAAGGAAAGGTATTGCATTTCGGACTTTGCGAAGTGAATGCCGAAACAATTCGCCGTGCGCATGCGGTCTGCCCTGTTACGGCCATACAAAGTGAATACCATTTTATGCACCGCAATGTAGAAGAGAATGTATTGCCGGTCTGTGAGGAGCTGGGTATCGGCTTTGTTCCGTACAGTCCTCTCAACCGGGGATTCTTGGGTGGCATGATCAATGAATATACGCGATTCGAAGCGGCGAATGACAATCGTCAGACTTTACCGCGTTTTCAACCCGATGCTATTCGTGCCAATATGCGTATCGTGGAAGTACTTAACGTGTTTGGTAGAACGAGAGGAATCACTCCGGCTCAAGTTGCCTTGGCATGGCTGATGAATAAGAAGCCGTTTATCGTACCGATTCCCGGAACGACAAAACTTTCCCATTTGGAAGAAAATCTGCGGGCGGCAGAAATTCGTTTCACGGAGAGCGAAATGAGAGAATTGGAGGAGGCTGTTGCTGCCATTCCGGTTATCGGCAGTCGTTATGATGCTTTGCAGGAATCTAAAGTTCAGAAATAA